The following proteins come from a genomic window of Paenibacillus spongiae:
- a CDS encoding BlaI/MecI/CopY family transcriptional regulator — MKVQRMKLSEEGLNRFFGSLEAQIMEIVWGRGEVTIKEVQASLDEELSFNTVMTVLNRLSDKGHLKKTITGKGRNRLSSFQPVQSKEEFIQEQTRAVTEGLVHEYGPIVLNHLFNAVEQADPKLMDLLEARLEEWKRGKS; from the coding sequence GTGAAGGTTCAGCGGATGAAACTAAGTGAAGAAGGCTTGAACCGTTTCTTCGGGTCGCTTGAAGCCCAAATTATGGAGATCGTATGGGGCCGCGGAGAGGTCACGATCAAGGAAGTCCAGGCATCGCTTGATGAAGAGCTTTCCTTCAATACGGTAATGACGGTATTGAATCGCCTTTCCGATAAAGGACATTTGAAGAAAACGATAACCGGCAAAGGAAGAAATAGATTGAGCTCCTTCCAGCCGGTCCAGAGCAAGGAAGAGTTTATTCAAGAGCAGACACGTGCCGTTACGGAGGGGCTTGTTCACGAGTACGGACCGATCGTTCTGAATCATCTATTCAACGCTGTCGAGCAGGCGGACCCCAAACTGATGGATTTATTGGAGGCCCGACTAGAAGAGTGGAAGCGTGGCAAATCATGA
- a CDS encoding cytochrome c biogenesis CcdA family protein produces MNAADLTLWIVFGAGFLSFISPCCLPLYPSFLSYITGVSVEDLKESGGMVQKQALLHTVFFIIGFSIIFFALGLSASLVGGLFSENQDLIRQLGGIMVAVFGMVMMGIITPKLFMKNIRFEWKRRPVGYLGSVLVGITYAAGWTPCVGPILAAVLALGVSNPSQAMIYTASYTIGFAIPFFIMAFFIGKMKWMLNYSNRMMKIGGALMILTGVLLYTDKMTDITIFFIQIYGGFTGF; encoded by the coding sequence ATGAATGCTGCTGATCTAACGCTGTGGATCGTATTCGGCGCCGGATTTCTTTCGTTCATTTCGCCTTGCTGTCTGCCGCTCTATCCTTCGTTCCTGTCTTATATTACAGGCGTATCGGTCGAGGATTTGAAGGAAAGCGGCGGCATGGTTCAGAAGCAAGCTTTATTGCATACGGTTTTCTTCATTATCGGGTTTTCCATCATCTTCTTTGCGTTGGGATTATCGGCCAGTCTGGTCGGGGGTCTCTTCTCGGAGAACCAGGACTTAATACGGCAGCTTGGCGGTATTATGGTCGCCGTGTTCGGAATGGTCATGATGGGCATCATTACGCCGAAGCTATTCATGAAAAATATCCGTTTCGAATGGAAACGCAGACCGGTAGGCTATCTGGGATCCGTTCTGGTCGGAATCACCTACGCGGCTGGGTGGACGCCATGCGTCGGGCCTATATTGGCTGCAGTGTTGGCTCTGGGAGTAAGCAATCCGAGCCAAGCGATGATCTATACCGCATCATACACGATCGGTTTTGCCATTCCGTTCTTCATCATGGCCTTCTTCATTGGAAAGATGAAATGGATGCTCAACTATTCGAACCGCATGATGAAGATCGGGGGAGCGTTAATGATCTTGACCGGAGTCTTGCTCTATACCGATAAAATGACGGACATTACGATCTTCTTCATTCAGATTTACGGCGGGT
- a CDS encoding M56 family metallopeptidase, whose product MEAWQIMRFQKHRLVFVSMMAISAFVWLQMAIYLLHEVFGLRPKWNLLQYCVAAVSEQTVLNQIVLIGLNGIMAYSIGMIIWFIGQQAVMERRWLARMKMNRHNRLSKQLNRKYRSLGYEITVIRHDSMLALTFGFIRPRILVSTALLSNFTEREMDAIVLHEVSHCRNYDPLRLLLVKMMKDSLPFIPVLHRMSHYIEVWVELEADRYAIEQMKSPIDLANVLLRYSRFSQRSLVGVGFADEAINYRLQQLIEPKSKIRVPILNIIPLSISSLMIFIISNIFVSGCA is encoded by the coding sequence GTGGAAGCGTGGCAAATCATGAGATTCCAGAAGCATCGCCTCGTATTTGTGAGCATGATGGCCATCAGCGCGTTTGTCTGGCTTCAGATGGCGATCTATCTTCTCCATGAGGTGTTTGGACTCCGGCCCAAATGGAATCTATTGCAATACTGCGTCGCCGCGGTAAGCGAACAGACGGTGCTGAATCAAATCGTGCTAATCGGATTGAATGGCATCATGGCCTACAGCATAGGAATGATCATATGGTTCATCGGTCAGCAGGCTGTCATGGAGAGAAGATGGCTGGCAAGGATGAAGATGAATCGCCATAACCGCTTGTCCAAGCAGTTGAACCGGAAGTACCGCTCGCTCGGCTATGAAATCACGGTAATCCGCCATGATTCCATGCTGGCGCTGACCTTTGGGTTTATCCGGCCGAGAATCCTAGTATCGACCGCGCTGCTCTCCAATTTTACGGAACGTGAAATGGATGCCATTGTACTCCACGAGGTCAGTCATTGCCGCAATTACGATCCTCTCCGGTTGTTATTGGTGAAGATGATGAAGGACAGCTTGCCGTTCATTCCGGTCTTACATCGCATGTCGCATTATATCGAGGTATGGGTAGAGCTGGAGGCGGACCGTTACGCGATTGAACAGATGAAATCGCCGATCGATCTGGCGAACGTGCTGCTGCGGTACTCTCGATTTAGCCAAAGAAGCCTCGTCGGCGTCGGGTTCGCCGATGAAGCGATCAATTACCGCCTGCAGCAGCTGATCGAGCCCAAAAGTAAAATCCGCGTCCCGATCTTGAATATCATTCCGTTATCGATATCCTCGCTCATGATCTTTATCATTAGCAATATTTTTGTAAGCGGCTGCGCATAG